The Brassica napus cultivar Da-Ae chromosome C1, Da-Ae, whole genome shotgun sequence DNA segment aattttagtgtgagacatagtcattttaaaaattcaaaatataacatataagaaaaaatttagttttgtttattatatggttaatgtggttgtttaatatcttttaataatataaaattaaataaaaaagagctaagatacaaaaattattatcaagtatttattattcataatcattaattgtcatattagacaattctgtagcttttatttaaggaaagtgcgagaatattcttttgtacactatttatcaatttaatagttagttaaataaaatgtataatataagttaagatggactaACTTATTTCTTTaagaattctgaatttcattctcatggtgacacgtagctacaaaacaatgttgtaatatttttcgattaatatataagggatatatataatttaactaaATAGTTTATTATCTTTTGGATAATTTGTTTCGAGAGCTACAaaattttttgtcacaaatatagactttaaaataaaaatgatcagaatagatttaaatattttatcaaaagaagtaaaCATACATTTAAGGGGGTGTAttgaatctaaaatttaaactgattcgattttagtgagtttttagatgattttagatgaatattataatttggtgtgatttttgttaaacaatTCTAGAATCTCATCTAAAATTATGGGATtcagatttttattattataactaAGAAATCTCTGTCAAACACCCTTGAAACATCTAAAGCACTTTAAAATCtctaattaaattttgttcaataacTGTGGATTTGAGAATGTTTTACAAAATGACAAGTTCATTAACACTGGAATTTAAAGTGGTTTTTAAAATCCTCGTTTGAATAACAAtgaatttgtcattttaatacaaatcatctGAAACACTTAGTTGAATACACTTCTCCTATATCTCTAAGGTTAATTAATCTTGACATTAATGTTTAGAGATAAGAGGTggattttaagatttagagtttagaatttagtgtttagataaaaaaattaaaaaatgttaatcCGAGAGAATTGTCCATTTCTCTTTGGTGTTACTTTTTAGATATTTCgttttcatttttagataaTTAGGATAATTTGTGTACTTTTGTATAATTTGAAGtaggaaataataaaaaagaatttaataatataaattacccATACGAATATATAAAACAGATACGGCGTCGTATagagaaaatatacaaaacagGAGCTTTCTTTAGTAAAGAAATAACCAAAGCAGAGAGGTGAAAGAAATCGATCTTCTTCGTCTTCGATTTTTTAGGGTAATAAATCGATTAtggagtttcttcttcttttggatTTGCTCTAATCATCTACCTCCGCATAGTTTGAGTAGCAAAGCAATACCCCTCGAATCAAGGAAGATGCCGCAAGTTAAGATAATCGCGAAAAACTTTATGGACATGGTGGCGTCTCTTACGGCCATCAAGCTCGACAAACTCTATAACAATGTCTTCATCTGCGAGGCCATTCTCAGGTTTAGTTTTGTTGCTCATCAATTTGTTAAAAGTTTTGTGAGATGTCACCTTCTTGGCTGTGGTCGAATCAGGTCTTTGCCACCACTCGCCAAGAAATACGTATTGCAGTTGCTTTTCATTGATGATCCTGTACCTTGCACGAGGATTGAGGAGTGGGTGCTTCCTGATGGCCTCTCTAAGCACAGAGTTGCTATAGACCGGTTGATTCAACTCAGGATTTTCACTGAAACCGTAGTAGATAGGTATGCTTTTTTATTGGTTTCTTTTATCATTATCTGAAATCTCAAGTTAAGTTTTATAACGAGTTAGAGTAGTTAGTTCAGTCTATCCACTGTGGAGGAGTGTTTATTTTGAGTTCTTAGTGTTGGAAATTAACTTGATTATGATTGATATGTGGCAAGGTGATAGTTCCAACTCTTTTGTCTTTAATGTTTAAGGCTGCTCTTATGACGTTTTCAGGAAAGAGGGAACCTGTTACAGCCTAAATCCTACATTTCAGAAAAATCTTCAGAAACATATTATCTCCGGGTAAATATACTAAagtccttcttttttttttttccgtttgttTCTCGAGAATATGCTAACGAGCTAAGCTTGAGATTTGCAGTGGAGTTTTGCCTCGGGAGCCTATGAACTCCAACAATGGCATTAAGCTTCCAAGTCTACAAGAACTCGAAACCTATGCACTCCAGCAATGGGAGGTGTGTATATTTCAGAATGGATTTTTGGTTAGTATCTGATGATTTTGTGTTTATGTTCGTCAGTGTTTTCTGCTACAACTCATAAATTCGGGTCAAGGTGAAAAGCTAACCGGTATCAGTTCGTCCATGATGAAAGTCTTCCAGCGAGGTTTATTGAGTCAGAGGTATTGTTTCTGTACATGTCTATAGATGTGTAAAGGTGTCGTATCTACTGGTTATTTAACACCGTTCATGTGATTTCACAGAGACAGAGATGGCCCGAGATTAACTGAGAGTGGCTTTCAGTTTTTGGTATGCAATGCAAGACGTTACTCAATGATCTCTTATTACGTGTATTCATATAAGTAACCTTATTGATCATTAATTTCAGCTGATGGATACAAATGCCCAGCTTTGGTACATTATCCGAGAATACATATCGAATGCCGAGGTTTGTATCAAGCCTTGACAAGGTCTGGTTAATAAGTTGATATCTTTGTTTTCTCAGTATGAATAACCAAATGCCATTGGCCTTCAGGAGCGTGATGTAGATCCAGCAGACTTGATTTCGTTTTTGTTAGAGCTCAGTTTCCACGTTACCGGTGAGGTATAACAGAAGTCGTTTCAATCGATCTTGTTCTTTTGTAATAGAAGATTGTTAATCAATTCGTTGATCTCAAACATTCTTATACACATTGCAGGCGTATAACTTAAATACATTGACAGATGTTCAAAGAACTACGCTTAAGGACCTTGCAGACTTGGGATTAGTCAAGCTTCAACAGGTTAGGCCAttggttatatattttttccattACCAAAAGGAGATCAACTCTGCAACAGTTAGAGAGATTATAGAGGTATATCATATGTTGAACCAatctttataattattatagGGAAGGAAAGACAGTTGGTTTATTCCTACTAAGTTGGCTACAAATTTATCAGTCAGTCTTGCAGATTCATCAGTCCGAAAAGAGGTCACACCTTTTGATTCTCCTTTTTGCCCCGTTTCGacctactactactactaccaATAGTTCTCTTGATTTTGCGTATTATTGTGATTTTTATTCCTCATCAGGGATATGTCATGATGGAAACAAACTTTAGGATGTATGCTTACTCAACATCTAAGCTACAATGTGAGATATTACGTCTGTTTGCGAGGTAGAAGCTCGTAAACACTGCTCTGAAAATCTAGTGTGTTGAAATCCTTTAGGTCTAAGCAGTTGCTCCTCTATTTTCCAGGATAGAGTATCAACTTCCGAACCTTATTGCTTGTGCAGTTACAAAAGAAAGTTTGTACAATGCATTTGACAATGGCATCACATCAGACCAGGTAAGAGTTGGTTTCGTCTGAAAAATATTTACAGTACAAGAATCTTATGCTCTCTTTGAACTAGAAGACCCATTACTTTCCTTGAAATGTGTCTATGAATATTCTTTTTCCCCTTTTGTTTTTCGTGGTTGCAGATTATAACTTTTCTCCAGCAAAATTCTCATCCACGATGTGCCGATCGAGTCCCATCTATTCCAGAAAATGTCACCGACCAGGTCTATACTCTCTATTCTCTC contains these protein-coding regions:
- the LOC106373094 gene encoding general transcription and DNA repair factor IIH subunit TFB2, whose translation is MPQVKIIAKNFMDMVASLTAIKLDKLYNNVFICEAILRSLPPLAKKYVLQLLFIDDPVPCTRIEEWVLPDGLSKHRVAIDRLIQLRIFTETVVDRKEGTCYSLNPTFQKNLQKHIISGGVLPREPMNSNNGIKLPSLQELETYALQQWECFLLQLINSGQGEKLTGISSSMMKVFQRGLLSQRDRDGPRLTESGFQFLLMDTNAQLWYIIREYISNAEERDVDPADLISFLLELSFHVTGEAYNLNTLTDVQRTTLKDLADLGLVKLQQGRKDSWFIPTKLATNLSVSLADSSVRKEGYVMMETNFRMYAYSTSKLQCEILRLFARIEYQLPNLIACAVTKESLYNAFDNGITSDQIITFLQQNSHPRCADRVPSIPENVTDQIRLWESDLKRIEMTQAHFYDEFPSKDVFEGACNFARQWGGLLWEDSKRMRLVVKSEVHNQMREYLHTQGK